A stretch of DNA from Cannabis sativa cultivar Pink pepper isolate KNU-18-1 chromosome X, ASM2916894v1, whole genome shotgun sequence:
tccaaccagcagctacaaagtaatgatcatttaagtctatcgacggctacactgtgaagagtcacatcagtcaaaagacaataaggacattccacataaaagccctacaacacctagggatttgaccatgcattactcatggtatattcattgggaatgcccaactttatggacacttacagatacacttgtacaatagttctggggatcaccccaccaaaaatactataaataccccctcaaagatcattaaatggGGGAtggagaatcttgggctgcataagagcaagaagagtaattactcaccaagaacattctctgtatttataagagtgaaacactcaccaaatacattctctgtattaaatacatccataaatgcgatagactcgtggactaaggctcattaacgccccaaccacgtaaaaatccttctctaattttcttacagctctataaacttataatattttattagttgccgaaaacctcggtcaacattaagtatcatgattaaaaatcaacttaaatattaattttctatttaattaaatacactagaaaaatacttcaagtaaaacagataatatctatctagactttcatagactaattaattcaatttctaattataatatattttaggtcgtttattttaattaatcattaaatgaaaaaattattgatttaagttggtccaaaattaaataaataattttcaactttaatctatttttcaaataaaattcgaaatttctgcattaaagaaatgcaattttgaaattttgggaaaaagattaataaaataaaataaaatatattttgaaaattattcagctttaagttattctgaaataagattccaaacttaagatagttttcaactttaattaaagaacatgaaaataacaatatttgagtatcatgatgaaaatcaacttagatattgaattttcaatttaattaaatgtattaaattcaagaaataaataattaagtatagaggaaacttaattattaattctagtttaatattaggaaaatatactaaacttagattgtaccaaaattaattattaaacaattaatttcacaatcaatgatattttcctatttaatattagaaataataattagtactagaaataactatctagaatatatcattaactaagtgtttttctaaaattaactttaaaatgttagatgaaaaataaatttcatatattttaaaagttaattatgttgctaattcaattttaattaggttagactaatataattaacctaatacaattatttaaataaggcaaatgagccttcacaattggggtagttcatgtgagggggagctgggttcagtatgtcgtacccacttctattggcccccaactctcacacaagatccaaaagagaggaatttaacctttaaataaacaattgttattcattgaataagcccaaatctaattgggcctaaataaatttacttatgtcaaaatttattttagcaacctagtccatttacttagtaaaaacttaaatgggcttcctatatgcatctaagcccaaaagcaaacatataggctcacacaggtaaaatgatttggatgggccctatcatgttactaggtttacacagatgaaagaagtacaaaatttacctgttacaaattatttataagatctatcgtcaattagactatgattaaaatcagatcattggatctgtcaacaagttaatcataggaatttagatcaaataaataataagtttgttaaaaaaaatttgaataaacaatattaataaacaaacattgtccatgtaagagatgtgaaaataagatattaatataattaaattattattcttaaactaaccaaataaaggaaactaattttaaaatatctaggtttatttgaatcaaattaaattaaatatctaataagatcaatgatttaaaaggaaagaatcttcaatatcgctttcagatcttataatttaataaaataaaccaattttaaaatagatttggttagataattattattttaggaataaaataataaataaataataattaccataattatatgtcaaaatatctcaaattaagcaatattcaaatctctacaaaaatatctatgttatttaaatatttaaaatatgatttataaatttctaataaggaaaaaaatgatatatatatagaaaaaatatcatttttaaacttataatttataaataattaaatatttaacaaaataacaaatttttgaatttgaaaaacattatggtaagtatatctataaaaatatctatgttaatttcaaatttattaattatttaatttgtcatataagataattttaatataatattttaaataaaaagacaacgttatcttttaatttaaaatatgttaaatatcaaaatatttaatcttataattaaataataaataaatattaaagaagttaacaaatttttaaatctgaacATAATacgaaatatttaaaattggaaacattccaaaatagaaatatttaaaaattggaaaaattccaaattgaaaatatttaaaatttgaaacatttcaatttagagatatttaaaaagggaaacctgaattttgggaaacaatcccatgaaaaaattggatttttggggaaaaacctacaaaattcgcaatttgtagggGCTGCCaagataggctgcatgcagcagccatgatttccaatcttccaaaattcatatctttctcaatttttatcggaatcaagttccgtaaaaaataaaattgcttaattttttacaaggaatccaaataaaatatattcaaaaatcgaaaaaatatttttcatggaaaaaacgtactgtacaacatatacattcatcaactaacacataaaccaacatgaaaccatccaaatcaacacaaaaacatatcaatcatcgttttaattcatattacatgaaagtaaatcattaccatggctctgataccagttgttggaaattattttaccaagatctatttactatcatgtatgttggattaacaacctaatatgaattctaaaacaatgaaaataaacacatataaagttagaaaaccttatagtgggtgcagtggaatattatgactccttccgttcagatctctagcccttgattcctttctgtagcagagcatcaccaagatctgaacctggatctttttttctccttctttgatgcagaatttccatagtcttacatactatgattgaggtaccacttgatgtgtgtgggcactactcatctcacaaggatttcaaaaaatttctctctttttctctcttaatttcgtgggtTTGAAGCatgaagagaagagaacaagagctgctatatatagggaaaagggagagcacaactttccaaataagcagtttcctcttttactgtgtaattgattaactgccttatttatgtgatccaccactttcctattattgctaggatttgattagcaattacatggcaattaaaattgaaaaccataattgggaaacacacaaagaggtggccggccatagggtgaaatgggtctcacttggattttgcagtttcctcaattttatttctatttctccaaaaatgccatttttccaattctaatcatttaaatgccaaaactaattatttaataactaaaatagattattaaataatattgtcatttaaaataattattaattagacatacagagtctcttaattaataattaaacctagaaacccttttatttacaatttcatccttaaactgtgagaattcacaaattagacatagtctaacttttagaattataattgattaattaaaatcaattaactgagtcttacaagcagtatggtctcaactagtatggggaccatgggtctatataaccgagcttccaataagttgaaccgaatttaccaagtaaattccctaacttattaattcctcattgaatccacacttagaacttggaattgcactctcagtcatatagaacgctctatatgttccacgatatagacacgtcattagttatccattgttataaccctaatgtgatcaatgatcctctatatagatgatttacactgaaaaggtactactgttaccgctacaccttcaatgtattttatccttaaaacacttaaccctgtataaataatatttcagctaagtgaaatgagatctccaccatttatcttcgtttggttaagctcgaaggaaatcatcctttactttttatttgccaaataaaagctatagattccatatttatgttagcgctcccactcaattgcattaccgtgttcccaaaatgtatgtatcaccctgacccaaaagtagacttaactaacaaatcaaagaacacaaataacactcttgagattgaacctaaccatatcaggattaagatcatttgatctaggatcaacatgtgatattgaattgaatagatattacggtaaattttaatatatctaatcaaagttcaatatcggtcccttccgatgtatactccatacatccgatactggtaaactttgccaatgtcctggaaaggacataacacttttccaaggtgtaagaatacctatcgctgattataccatgtcagtctaaatccagtgttctgacaaatcagggaataaacttttgaacatataataaagattatattccactgtgctgacaacactataatctttaacaaattcatatgttctggacttaaaaagaattcatacattatatacatataatcatgaaataaatcatgtgaaccatgcaacataaaatgttatttctgatctttattaataagtaaatctgattatattgaaatgagttttatttagggcataaaacccaacaaatcatACCCTCtaaactttcatctatgttagacttttttactaaaattggaccaaagtccttaaatccaacaatctcaatagttcatggggcatttttaacgactttaatagttcagggggcatgatttggtacatgtcaaagtccAGGGAATAAAATTCTTACTtaaccttaaaaaaatatcaaacaatAACTTATATACCAAAATCATAGTAATTCAAAACCATTACACTGTAAAATTAATATCAAAGAGAGAATAACAtgtaaattaacaattaaaagtTCAGACAAAAATATTGTACATGACCAATTATAAGTTGGGATAAAAATGCAACTAATAAAAGAAACATGGATCAATAACATAGACACCAACTAATATTCATAAAGCTACTATATATCTACCATTGAAAatgtttttcctttttttttttttataaaaagatgaATATTCATATCCACATAAAGTATTTAGTATTaaactaaataacataaattgGCAGCTGATTTTGTGCCCATATGTGCAAAACACGGATTGCAATCCGTTGTACGGCAGGTGGGTCCCACCGTActtttaaatgttttttaattttttaaattttggtggtaaccGGTTGTTGTAGGTGAAGTTACCGGTTgggagtttatttttttaatgaaaaaatagttAGGTACAAAAAAGGTACAAAATAGTACTGTGTGTGTTAGTTAGAGTACAAAAAGGTACAGCAGTCTTCACTGTTCCTGGCAGTTGATGGTACGAAAACACTGTAGCCAGTGGGTCCATGTTGTCGGATTGAGGCTATTTTGGTATTTTCCTTTATTCATAGGATCATATGTATTTGTGGGATGGTAATTAAGTACATTATATCGAGTACCGTGTACATTACTTGTTTCTGCGTGATGTTTAGTAAAATTAGTGTACATACCGAGTACAAAATTTCACGTACTGAGTACGTTCATTTACGTTTCGTAGTATATTGTTTAGAAAATTTTGTTTTAAGTGATgaaattatttgttgttatacATTGAGTTTTTAGTTGGTGTAATTTTTTAGTTGTAAATATTTcgtatattaaaaattaccacaaaaatgtattttttcacCTTATAAGATTGAGTTTTTTTTCCTAGGCATAATTTAGTTGTTCgtcaataataattttgagatttggTGAAGATGAGAAAATTACCTTAAACATGCCAAACATAACAAGAAGTATATAAATGTAGAATTTTTGAAGCAATAAGTAAACGTTAAACAACAATGGCTAAAAGTAGCTAGTTATAAGAATGACCATAGTAAGACTCTTGTGTGGAGGAAGGCGGTTCCGGGAAATACGCGTTGGAGTGGTCATTGAATGAGTCAGATGTTGGTTGTTTGTTTGGAGGTTGTTGCCCCTGAGATCTAGTATTATGTTGACGATTTGGGCACCGTCGATAATCATGGTCTGATGAGCGACAAATGCGACaatgtcttgagtttcttgggaTCTGCTCCCCGTTTGGTCCTTCCCTTGTATTTCCCGTACCCTTTGTTCTCACAACTTCGGGGTCTTTAATAATGTTGGGGTTGCTACGATATCTTCCAGGTTGTGGCGTCTCTCCTTCCGGATTGGAATTCAAGTCAAATTCTTCCTTGAACATTAGAGTTAGCCGTTCAAGCTCTTCCTTTGCACGGTTGTACGAATCCTCTGATTTTGATGCATAGAAAGTGAAGTTATAAGTCAGTGAACTGAGAGATCCAAACCTAGCCATCTCGTAAATGTGCTGTTGTGGTTGTGCTGGCAGGTAAaaatgtaggtggagatttaTCTTTGCGGATTTGCTCCATCGCTTCATGAGAAGAGAATTAGGTATTCTTCTcatgtttaatattttcattatagcCCATAAATGTCTACAAGGGTACCCCTGACTTTCATAGAGCAAGCAACTACAGTGTAGTGCTCGTCGGCCTTCACAGTAATGAACTCGGTATTGGACGTCCGGATGCTGAAACTTTCCAATGGTGAATATCTGCCACTCTCCTTCTTGCTCCTGACTTATGACAAAATAATTATTCTCTAAATCAAGCTGCTCAGCAACCTTGTGGTACATAGTTTTTGTGTAGAATTCAGTACATTGGTTGTAGTAAGTGGTCAAGCATGTAGGATTAGGTGGGTGAGGTCGAGTGCATCTACTTTTGAAGTCATTTGTAGTCTCGTTGTGTCTGAGCTTTGAGACTATCATATCTATGGTTGTTACAAATTCACGCAAGTAATAATTCTTCTCTAAAAAAATTTTTAGAGCAGAGTTGATGGATTCGCAACGTTGTGTGGTTCTCATTCCTGCAACGAATGAACCCCTTAAATAAGTTTCTGCCCATTGTTGTCTTGACTCGAATGTTGTTTGACACCATTCATTATCTGTTAGTTGTTAGGTTTGGATGACGTCTAACCATCTTGCTTCAAATTCTTCCTCCTCGTAGTAGTTGTACATGAGATCCTTAAATGTTTTTAAGAAGATCGGATCTTTAACCTTTTTTGAAGCATTTGTATTGAGATGCCAAGCGCAGAGACGGTGCGTAACATCGGGCATGTGTTCAACGATAGCCTGTTTCATGGCCGCATCTGGGTCAGTAACTACAACATTTGGCTTCTTATCTCCATGGCATTCTAGAAATTTTTGAAGTAGCCAAGAATATGATGGAAGCTTCTCGTGGAGGAGGAGAGCAAAGCCGAAGATGCATGTGTTGAAATGGTGGTTGATGCCAATGAGAACAGTGAGAGGCTTATTGTACTCATTTGTCATGTAGGTTGTGTCAAATCCTAGTACGTCCCCAAAAGCCACATAGTCCACGCGTGAGTTTCCATCTGCCCAGAATAAGTTAGCCAAGCGATTCTCGTCATCAATCTGATAGACAACGAAGAAATTAGGATCCTTCTCTGCGAGACAATCAAGAAATCCCAGAGCCCCTTCTGAGTCCGTCTCTATCTTCTCTTCTCGCTTCGCACCAGCAACCCTGTTGTACACATCTCAAAGttgacatggcattttctcgtaacctccactttgcaaagcaacatGAGACATTATGTTGGCAGTTTTAATTCCTACGGAGTTCATCGACCTAACTTGGGCAAGCAACCCATCGGACACAACTCTATATGATCTCAAAAATTGTACCTCACTTGATGAAGCCAGCTCGTGATTGTGTATTGTGTTGAACTCTTTGCATTTCCAAGTGTTACACGGTTGTGTGAGTAAAATACGCAATGCTGTCTGACATCCGGTTCTAGTGACATCATGAGGTCTTTTTTTTCTTGGTGTGTCCGGTGATGCGATTTTTTTCGAACCCTCGGAACAACAAACCCACCTCTGCATTACAATGACCCCATGAGAACGTCGTACATCGTCTTTCCTTGTGCCGAAACCCATCCGTTTCGCGTACATTTCGTAGAATGCTTCCCATTTTTCTAGTTTGTCGAGACTCTTGCCTAGCACGTCCTGTATTTCAATCTCATTCACTGGTTTTATGATGTTTAGCTCTGCTGTGATGGTTTCCCATTCATAAGTGTGTTCGTCATTCATGTTGGCTTGTTATTGATTTGTAAGAATTGTAGATGAGGAGTAAGGTTTAGAGGGTGCTGAGGGGATTGAAATTAGATTTTGTGAGTTTAAAGGGCTGAGATAATAGGGTTGTGTGGAGTTGGTGATCACATTTGGTGATCACATTTAAAGCTAttgggctgatattaatgggcctCTACAATATTACAATTTGAATTCAACTCCTCTCGTACGTCAGAACAGTATAATAGTACAGATTGTTTTAATTTCATTCCACGTGTAATTGTAAAATAAGGTTATTTGACGAAAAATTTAAAGGGGTGATGTTATTGAGTTGAAAGGGTTGGTGGTGGCATTTAAATAGATTGGCCTTATGTTAATGGGCCTTCACCTAAGTTTTTCAATGAGTTGAACCATTTTCGTACGTCCGAAATGAAACATTgtactttttttgtttttgaaaaaaaatatgttaagaaaagaagaaaattttaataaatgggTAGTTGTTCCTATTTAAATCCATTGGGCTTATATTAATGGGCCTATACCAACATCTTTTAATGAATTCAACCATTTCTGTACTTTACAAAGATAACGCAGTACTATTATGAAAACCCATTGCGTGTACACGTGTATTAAAGTGATGACATTTTTTAGTAGAATGGAGTTTCTCCCATTTATATATGTTGGGCATTTATATAtgttgggctgatattaatgggccCTTCACCTACATCTTCTTATGAATCAAACCATCGCCGTACATTAGAACAGTACCGTAGTACATTAGGTTTTTTGGAAAAACGAGATTGATGAATAATGTTGACATTTGACCATACTACGTACGCTTACACGTGTATTTAATTGTGTAATTCAGAGATTTAACCACCCCTCTTTTGACACATCAGATGTGCCCAATGGAGTACTTCCCAATGGAGTACAACTAAATAAAAAACGTACTATAGGGTTATTCTCCACGACTTATATAACACACTTGAGACGTTTTCCAATCCAGCATCAAGTTTATAGAGAAATTAACTTGTAATTTAGTTATTAGCATTACAATATATCAAGTATGAGTTCAGGTCCACACTGGGTTATTTTCAATGGACCAAATGAAGTTATCTATAGTAGGTACGAAGATGCTGTAAGCAAAAACACTACTTCTGATGCGTCCATAAAAATAATTCGTTATGAATCTTTCATAGAAGCTTTTTCTGCTTTATGTCTACATGGAGAGACGGGACAATGCTTCACTGGGCAGCAAGTTAGAGAACTTTGCTGTGTTAATGAGTTTCCCTGCATGTGGGattctgatgatgataatgatgaagaTGCTATCCTTAATTCTGTTTGCTCATTGTTTGATGAGGGTGAATGCTCTGGTGCAAATAAATCACCCGAACAGGACAATGTGAAAGATTCGACTGACAAAGGTGATGACCGAAATGGAGATGATATAGAAGTTGGGGACAAAGGAGGAGTGGATACTTCTCCCAAAAACAGTAAATGATGCACTGTGTTAGTGTccaagttatgttattttatattttgaagcTATAATGTACTATGAGTATTTGTTATGAAATCTGtactttggtttattttggagtattaatgtcactttcctcattaattaattgtggaattaaaagtgaagtgaatcattgtgaaatcacaactgcaaacagaaagaaaatagacttaaaataatatagtagAGTTACatacaactatatatataatggagGTAAGTGCTTCAATCTCATTAAATGGCCTAACAAAAAGTTGATTCAACGGCCATATGAGATGAGTTGTAACAAaagtacactatatatatataaaataccacAATTGAAACGGAACGGATGTTCAATCAAGTTCTATAACTTGAGGTAACTTCCGTTGAGACGGAGGGCTATTGTCTCTGAATGGGGACTTTGGTCGTGAAGGACTTTGTCTTGGAGTAGTGTTTGGTGATTCTTGTTTTGGATGAAGTGGGTAATGGGGTATGGACACCTCGGTGTAGTCGAGAATGTCATCCATGATACCCTCTAATTTTTCTCTTGAAGTGTTGGCTTCTTGCATGGCATGGGCTAAATGGTAGAGGTATTCGGCCAGTTTGTATGACTCCTGCTTGGCCTCCGTGGCTCTTAAATGTGCCTTCCTTATAAGTTTTTTCGTGTTCGTGGAGAACACTCTCGAGCCTTGCACAGTTAGGACATCCTGAAATGGAGGCTGAACAGAGTCTTGGACTCCGTGACGGTGTACCTACGGGTCTTGTGGAAGAAAAAGGATGCGGTGGGGATTTTTGAGGACTTGTTTCAAAAGGGTTGAAGTTTTGGTAAGGGTCCATTTGATTTAGGTAATAGTAAAACGGGGTTTGAAAGAAATGCTTTGTTTGGATAACCTAACCTTTACTTATATAGTGGTTTGGTGGGTTAATGTACACGTGATTGGGTTCATGTAATaataatggatttttttttcccaattttaccatttaatagttaataaattttcaCAATGGTAATATCCACTTACGACAATCTGAAAAATCCAATTTACCCATTTATTAGTTAACCAATTTTAATACAAGGAGAATGTGaatcaaatcccacaaacaaAATCTAAGCAATATCGGGAAAGTACTATGTGATGTgacatttttatattaaaaataaatatacctacggttttatgatttaaataataatttccagatttaaagtaaaaataaaatgcttTAAAGTATTAGTACACATGGAAGACATAATGAATGAAGTCAATTGATTTATTACGGCCGTATAAAAATGTCACGTCACCATCTTCAAATAATAAGTACATGGTTGAAATGGTGAAATTAAAAATGTGATATGACATCCACTCATTTCAGTAgtgaataatttaataaatttgacATAATAATCGTTGTTGGTACTACTATCATAGTTAATTAACTTAGTTTTGTTAATTTTGTTGGGTAATACTATCATAGGGACTACTATCGTATTAAATCTGACCTAAttgattttccaatttttaataagaaaaatgtcatattagtatattagaacccaacaaatattaaatctCCTTAAGTAATATAGGTAGGTTTCGTGTTTTGAtatagtatcttaattaactcaAATCAGGGAATCCCATGAGATCTGCATGTCATAATGTACTGAGTTTGATTTGACTTTACACTACGAAATCGCTGACGTACGTTATTTAAAGTATAGGAAATACTCCATTTAACGTCAGTGAGTACACAGTGGGACGTAcacagaaaattaaatattgataaGACAACAATTGGTTTTTTTAGTGAGTatctacaattaaaaattacagGAAATAGTCCATACTTGGTTAAGAAGATTACATTATTTGgacaatttttaaataattcccaacaacttaaGAACAGGGACTATTAAGAATGGGTAGTAGTCCAAAATTAGTACAACTCCTAAATAGGAAATGGTTTAAactgtattaaaataaaatattgtacgAATAAATATGTCCGGAATTATAGTTTGcatttgaaaataaatcttATTATCTCATTATATTCAAatattgagtaaacataattgcACCATATTGTATTTACGATGTGAAGTACTCTACACATATATTGATGCACGTTATTTTTAAACTTGAACTTATTGAGATATGGGAGATCCAGCTTCTGACGTAAATTGAAATACGTTCCAAacatattttcatataatttatttctcTGGCTGTAGGAGGTTCAATATTGAAAGTACTATTCC
This window harbors:
- the LOC133032147 gene encoding protein FAR1-RELATED SEQUENCE 5-like codes for the protein MIVSKLRHNETTNDFKSRCTRPHPPNPTCLTTYYNQCTEFYTKTMYHKVAEQLDLENNYFVISQEQEGEWQIFTIGKFQHPDVQYRVHYCEGRRALHCSCLLYESQGYPCRHLWAIMKILNMRRIPNSLLMKRWSKSAKINLHLHFYLPAQPQQHIYEMARFGSLSSLTYNFTFYASKSEDSYNRAKEELERLTLMFKEEFDLNSNPEGETPQPGRYRSNPNIIKDPEVVRTKGTGNTREGPNGEQIPRNSRHCRICRSSDHDYRRCPNRQHNTRSQGQQPPNKQPTSDSFNDHSNAYFPEPPSSTQESYYGHSYN